Within Peromyscus leucopus breed LL Stock chromosome 7, UCI_PerLeu_2.1, whole genome shotgun sequence, the genomic segment GTAGAAACAAGTGTGTTTTCTGCTCTCTCATTATTTAGTAagctttcatgttctttttttttccagagacagaaTCTTGTCTGTTTCCTCAGAAACCCACACTATGGCAGCCTTATTTATGCTGATGGTCATGGCGAAGTGTGGACAGACTGGACTAACATGTCCAAGTTTTTTCAGTATGGGTGGAGATGCAACACTAATGAGAACTCCTATTCGAACCGTACTCTGATAGGCAACTGGAACCAGGAAAGATATGACCTAAAGAATATTGTAAAACCTAAACCTTTGCCTTCCCAGGTAAGataactttctcttcttttgtgaCTTTCTGTTAGAAGAAATGCCAGGAGCCATGTGAGAGGTTTATGTTTAGTATTATGAGAGCACATTCTTCAGCTGGATCACCTAGCCCACTTCAATATCAAATTCAGTGTTCCCCATAAGTTATCAAATGATGAGTAGATCgctctttctcttgttttgtttggatttcaCCTGTTAATCTACAGAAAGACGGGCTGTCTTCTGACTCAGAATACCTTCTCCTCTGAGCTTGTTGTTTAACTGTTTACCTGAGCCTTGCCCTTTCATCTCCTAAACAAACGGCCAATGGATAAGAAAGTATGATAGTCTAATCACAGAAGAACCTCTAGTCTACCTCAAATGACGAAACAATTAAAGTCATACTGCACTGGCCCTTACTTTTTGATGTTATCTATAGATGActggattctgtgtgtgtgtgtgtgtgtgtgtgtgtgtgtgtgtgtgtgtgtgtttaagacttatttagtttttatgtgcattggtgttttgcccacatgtatgtctgtatgagggtgccagatcccctggaactggaattacagatagttgtgagctgctgtgtagatgctgggaattgaacccaggtcctctggaaaaacaaccagtgctcttaagcacggaatcatctctccagcccccaactatgagattcttttgttttgtttgtttgtttgtttgaaacaaggtttctctgtgtgtagccctggctgtccgggaattcattctgtagaccaggttggcctcgaactcatagagatctgcctgcctctgccttccagtgctgggattaaaggtgtgtgccaccaccacccggctatattcttttttttttttttttttttttttttttttttttggtttttcgagacagggtttctctgtgtagctttgcgcctttcctggaactcgctttggagaccaggctggcctcgaactcacagagatccgcccgcctctgcctcccgagtgctgggattaaaggcgtgcgccgccgccgccgccgccgccgccgctgccgccgccgccgccgccgccgccgccgccgccaccaccaccaccgcccggcccggctATATTCTTAAACTATCACTTTTTCCTTCTAGTTTGGACACTACTTTGAATCAACATATGATGCAAGCTACAACAGCAAAAAGCCACAATCAGCACATAGTAGGTGGACTTGTCTTACTAATACTTAACTCTTAGCACCCATCTTCCTGGCAGATGAAAGGAactcaaaaggaaaatgaatatgtaaataagTGAACAATTTCTCTAGTGTCTCAGTTTTGACAAGACTAAGAAATAAGTATGaggtctgttaaaaaaaaaaaaaaaaaaaaaaaaacaactccttggggctggagagatggctcagaggttaagagcactgactgctcttccagaggtcctgagttcaattcccagcaaccacatggtggctcacaaccatctgtaatgagatctggcgccctcttctggcctgcagtcacatatgctgtacacataataaataaataaataaataaataaat encodes:
- the C7H11orf1 gene encoding UPF0686 protein C11orf1 homolog isoform X2, producing MATSCSLSYCSTYLQRQNLVCFLRNPHYGSLIYADGHGEVWTDWTNMSKFFQYGWRCNTNENSYSNRTLIGNWNQERYDLKNIVKPKPLPSQFGHYFESTYDASYNSKKPQSAHRFKREPHWFPGHQPELDPPQYKCTEKSTFMNSYSKPLPTHYSCPECCREKTRRPGKVNDSPGFVPLGSAASHSDPKVLGVP
- the C7H11orf1 gene encoding UPF0686 protein C11orf1 homolog isoform X3: MATSCSLSYCSTYLQRQNLVCFLRNPHYGSLIYADGHGEVWTDWTNMSKFFQYGWRCNTNENSYSNRTLIGNWNQERYDLKNIVKPKPLPSQFGHYFESTYDASYNSKKPQSAHRFKREPHWFPGHQPELDPPQYKCTEKSTFMNSYSKPLPTHYSWCVYDPNMAQF